A stretch of DNA from Carya illinoinensis cultivar Pawnee chromosome 12, C.illinoinensisPawnee_v1, whole genome shotgun sequence:
acttaaaagaaCGCCGACCACCTTGAATAACGCCTCCATCCAATAAAAAAATGGTCTGAGCATAGGCGTGGTAATCTCTTTTGACATACCTCCGGATAATGACATTCCCAATCCAATGATATTAGGAATCTATCCAACTAAGATCATGTTTGGTTGTTGGACCAGGTGAAAGGGCCACCTATAAGTGAGAGATCCACTAGGTTCAAGTCAAAAATGCAATCTGAGAACTCAGTCATGGCTGGGCTTAGGCGATTGTCTCCCAATCTTTCACTTGGGAATCTTATGATGTTAAAATCACTGCCTATGCAACAAAGAAGGTCCCACTAGCTCCATATTCCAACAAGTTCTTCCCATAGATGCAATCTGATGTTATcaacatttggcccataaatacctgcaaaagcccacaaaaaattGTCTTCTACCATCTTAAAGGAAATGGCCACTGAATATTCCCCTACAAACTCCTCCATTTTCTCCACCATCCTTTTATCCCACATCACAAGAATACCACCCGAGACCCCATTCAAAGCTAGATAAACCCAATCTACATACGGGCAATTCCACACTTCTCACTAATTTTCTGGTCACCAATTTCAACTTAGTTTCTTATAAACAAACAATATCCGCCCTCCAATCTGgaagtaaattttttatgcGGAGGTGCTTATTTGATCTCATTCAGCCCTCGAACATTCCATGACacaatttttggcttcataaagAAACAACAGTACCCTTCCCTTTGGATCTATCATGACTTGAGCTCCCCTCGTTCAGAGACTAATCAAGTCTCTTGAGCTCTCTCTATTTCTTGGATCCATTTTTCTTAGTTTGCGCATGACCCACCTCTATGGTCGTGAGAAGCGCCATGAATTGTTCTTCGTACCCCACACACTTCATTCCCACAACATGCTGGATATCCTTTACCTTTTTGAACACCCAATCCGACATCTCAAATTCATTGggtaataaacaattcaacggATAAGGGTTCCTGTCACCAACATCAATGTCATCCCCAAACAAACTATTACTTCCCCATTTGATCACAATACCCACGTTGTTCTCCATCTCAACATAAACCACTTGAGTATCAGGAACCATACTAGTATCTGTGAGCCGTTGCAACAGCCCCTCATATCTGTCCTCCCCAATTTCCAAGTCCTCTCATCCCCCCACCTTCCGACATTAACAACAGATGATCAACCGATGCAATGGGGGCCTCCACCTGGCAAGGCGTTGGTTCCCTGCCCATTATCGGTGTGTTCTATGTAAGGAAATCAGAGAGAAGCTCAACCGATGCGATGGGGGCCTCCACCTAGGAAGGAGAAGGTTCCTTACTCATTATCAGTCTAGTCTGTGCGTAAAAATCAGGTAGAACGAGAAAAGTTGCAGGTTGCCTACTTTTCTGCATCGCGCAACGGCAGTATCTACTCCACCACGGTCGCCAGCGTTGTCTATTCCACCTGAGTTAGGATCACCGTTGGAATCAGTGCTTCCAAGACATTCTTCGACAAGGCAAGACCATTTGCCGTTAAACTGGTACTTGGGTCCCCTTTTTTGGATTCTAAACTTGTTATTATGTCCAATGGGCTGGGGAGGGCCCATATTATGAGCTTTGAAGGAGCCCGTTGGATGCGGAATGAAGGTGCCCAATGTGCCCACGGGATTAGGCTTACCAAAACTGGGCTCATGCCCATCAAACGACAGCCTAACTTCAGCTTCCCCATTCAAGCCCATGAAAGGCCCCTCTCTTTCCTTATTAAGTAATCTACTTTACTTTGCAAGTCACCCAGCTGAGCCTTAGTTTCCATAAGGAGCTTCAACGTCTCCCCTTCTGCCACGCCACCTTCTTGTCTGCTTCCACCACCCTGACACTTTGCTGGACGCCTCTCTCTGTCAGACGTATGTCCCGTATCCGGACCTCTGTGTCCTTGCATGCCTTCATTTTCAAACCAAGACACAAGGGGCTGCTCCACCATCAATACCTCCCAATAGGAAAGAGGCTATGGCTGAGCCGTGGCCAACGTCCTCTTCACGCCTCTTTTGCTATGGATGTTTCTCTTGTCAACAAAATACTCCCGCAACACCTCTCCCAGTATCCTCCAGCCACTACCCTCTTCCCCTGGAACGAAGATAAAATTCCTCCTCCCTCCACCACTAAATTCCACCACCGCCATATTATGGCCTCTCTCATTCGAGCACCGTTGTGCAATAAAGCTTCGGTTACCTTCCCTTATTGTAGTGTAAAAATCCTTTTTTTCTATCTTTGAGCACAAATCCATGGCCTTAGCCAGCCATTATACCGAAGCAGGTCCCAGTATCACCTTAGCCACCACCTTCCAAGTCCTCTCTGTAATAACCAAGCCGCCCCCCTCTCGCTAGTGTAAAGTGTTTAGAATCTATAACTAAGTCCTTAATGAGATTCATATTGTGCATGACAACCCAAAACACAACCATGCAAAACGCCGCTAACCGCACAAAATCAGTGGAGAGATTGAGTGATTGCTACCATCGTTGAGTGTAAAAAAACATACGCAAAGAACAGTACGGagagaaaaaggagagagagaaaaaaggagTGATAGAATCCAACACTTAAGAGTAATTTCCCTTATTCTATCATGATCCTCCTTTCTTTCCATTTGTGCATCCATTCAAGTCCCACACATAATGATAACCAATCGTAAATACCATAATCCACCAGAGATATGGGGTTGAAAAGCCACCCCAAAGTAATGAGATGCAGTTCTTTAAAAATCACAGTTAGAACTTTCAATCAGAACTCAGAAGTGTTTGATTTGATTCAGGGCTGGAAGGAGGAAGACTGCATGCCATTCCTTTACTGGATTGTCTTACCCACAAGATCTTCTTTTTCAAGATAGTCTGCTGAGCAAACTAATCTTCACTTGtgcaatttcaaatattcaataaCAGTTGTTCATTCCCTTATAGATCAAAGATGGGCATAAAGAAGGGATGGCatctctctcctttctttcaGGTGGGGggcaaggagagagagagaataagcTGCAGTGGTACCTCAGGCTAATTGGGCAAGTGGAAACCCTCTATACAATGCACACAACACAAAACAGATTGTCCAAAGTAGAATGATCACCCCGTCTTTATAATCTTCAGAGCAGATCGATTACTTTCAAAAACATTtgatcgggaaaaaaaaaaattgcgaaCAAAAAATTAAACGATTTTATGACCCAGAATCATAAAACCATTACAGACCTTATATACCCATGTTGAGAAAACCTACAAACAAAATAGCTATCACTCACCAACATAGCACCGAATTCCAAAACCATCCAGCTACATTAATATGTGGGAGGCCAATGCTTGGAATGCTAGACACCATCAACaggcaattttttatttatttattttttatcttttacccCGTGAACAGGCAATCAAAACATGAAATTTCCAACGCCAAAAAACGAACTCACTTAATACTCAAATCATATACTAGAAATCCCcataacaaataaaatccaCAAACATAACACTTGAGAGAAACAAAAGTAACATTTGAGAGAAACTGcgagggaaaaaaaagagtaaCCACACCAAAATACGTACCTTTGGCCGTCAAGATTGCCCTGCCCCGTGCTCCCTCCGCTCCCATACGACCCATCGTCGGTAGCGTGGCCCTGCCACACGGACTGCCATGCGTTTGAGGGGGGTTGCACGTATACCCCAGAAGGGTCCATTGCCCCCGCGGGCCGACCAATCATCATCCCCCCGTGGGGCCCACCCGCCGGCTGCCCCATCGGAGGGTAGTAGTACGGGACCCCACTGGCTGGAGCCCCCACGATCCCGCCCAGGCCGGCGGCCTCGTCCTTAATCTCGTCCCTCGGCACGATATCCACCAGGAAGTCGAATATGTCGGTCCTTGTGATCGCCGCCGCGATGTCGTTCTTCTGTAAGGTTCTTCTTTTATTCTCCTCGGCATGGAGCCAGGACCGAATGGTGAGCTCGAGGATGAAGAGCTCGCATGCCTTAGCGAACAAGATGGGAGCCTCGGCGGAGATCATGCGCACGTCCTCGTCGGCCTTCATGATCTTCTTGATACGGGCAAGAGGGAGCTGGTGGTTCTTGAAGTCGTTAACCTGCTCGATTTCCTGGCGCTGGTAGGACCAGAACACCTGgagttgctgctgctgctgttggAGGAGGTGGTGGAATGGAGCCGCTGGAGGAGGGGTGGGTTGGGGAGGGTAAGAGGAGGACTGGGCTGCCTGGTTGTTGTTCTCCATTGATTGATGGGTAGGAGGGGGGGATTTGTGGGTTTGATGGAAAGGTGCTTGATGATGGGTCTGTAAGAAATGCTGCCAAATGGGGGACTCTCTGCGTGTGCAAGTGCGTGTGTTTTTCTGGATGAATGATGATGGGTGGGTGGGATTTGAGTGATGAAGAGGGAATGTGGGGTGGGGATTTTGAGGGTTGTGGAGAAAGGGATTGGATAAGGTACAACATACtcttaaaaaacatatatattattaattttaaaaaaaaaaagcttcgaATAATTATTATGTGCATTTATACTCTTTCAGCCATTaaattaagagaattttattatcatttgaattattcCATATATACTTACTATCTATAGCTTTTGCACCACTTAattgggtttgaaatttctaccATAAAGAGTcttgtataacaaaaaattttgtcacagaagagtttataaaaattaaaataatgtctgtcataaaaaaatttatgtgtgGAGAAGTCCCTTATAGATACGTAATTTAGCTTGTAATCTAAGTTTTTTTCTGTATTTAtctattacaaatataatttcaaatttcatgaaTGAAATAaagtctattttttattaaaaaaattatatatatatatttaaaaaaaaaaaaaaaaagcctatgCAACCCTTAAATTTGTAGAGGACATTTTGGGTCGAACCCAAAGATTTGTCCGACACATAACTTTAATTGTTTACACTTAAATTTCGGTCGGAATC
This window harbors:
- the LOC122290008 gene encoding nuclear transcription factor Y subunit C-1-like — its product is MENNNQAAQSSSYPPQPTPPPAAPFHHLLQQQQQQLQVFWSYQRQEIEQVNDFKNHQLPLARIKKIMKADEDVRMISAEAPILFAKACELFILELTIRSWLHAEENKRRTLQKNDIAAAITRTDIFDFLVDIVPRDEIKDEAAGLGGIVGAPASGVPYYYPPMGQPAGGPHGGMMIGRPAGAMDPSGVYVQPPSNAWQSVWQGHATDDGSYGSGGSTGQGNLDGQS